The nucleotide window AGGCGGTGTTCCAATCAGGACTGTTTATGCAAGGGATGAAAGTGACATTATTATTTGTCCTGTTTACAGTGCCTACGGGTATGCTGGCTGCTCTGATTCTGGCTGCACTGACCCACAACCGGTTCAAGGGAATGCGTGTGTTCCAATTTGTATTCTCGCTGCCCGTGGTGTTATCCGTCGGTTCGTCAGCGGTGATCTGGAAGTTTCTATTCCATCCGACCCTGGGCATGCTGAATTATCTGCTTGGCAAAGTAGGCATCGATCCAATTCCCTGGCTCACCAGCCCGGATTGGGCATTGATCTCGATCTCCATCATGACAATCTGGATGAACCTCGGATTCAACTACATTATTCTATCCAGTGGTTTGGCAGGCATCCCGGATGAGATCTACGAGAGCGCCAAGATTGACGGTGCAGGACCCTTGCTGACGTTTCGCAAAATCTCGATGCCCCTACTGTCACCAACGTTATTTTTTGTTACGGTCGTATCGATCATTGGTGCTTTTCAATCGTTCGGTCAGATCAACATTCTAACCCGGGGTGGCCCGATGGACAGTACGAATGTTTTCGTCTATTCCATCTATCAGGAAGCTTTCGTTAATTTCCGCTTTGGTACAGGTAGTGCACAGGCACTGATCCTGTTCGTGGTGATTATGCTGCTGACCCTGATCCAGTTCAAATGGGTAGAAAGGAAAGTGCATTACCAATGAGTGCGACATGGACCAAAACGCTGTTGTATGTATTACTGACGATCTGTGCAGCACTTGTGCTGTATCCGGTGATGTACACCTTTTTCATGGCCGTCATGACGCCGGAAGATGCGAGCGCTTATCCGCCGCATATCATTCCAAATTCAATCGATCTGTCCAACTTTAGCGAAGTGTTCGATATTGTTCCGATCGGTCGATTTATCGGCAATACCTTTCTTGTCGCAGGACTGACGACGCTTGGTCAATTGATTACAGCGAGTATGGCAGCCT belongs to Paenibacillus sp. FSL H8-0079 and includes:
- a CDS encoding sugar ABC transporter permease, giving the protein MSELDNRISLPAAKRRVSGTSERRTVSLRVQRMRENMLAYGFLAPSLLLFAVFLFYPMFKSVYLSLHSTDPTGQIAAYVGLDNFKAVFQSGLFMQGMKVTLLFVLFTVPTGMLAALILAALTHNRFKGMRVFQFVFSLPVVLSVGSSAVIWKFLFHPTLGMLNYLLGKVGIDPIPWLTSPDWALISISIMTIWMNLGFNYIILSSGLAGIPDEIYESAKIDGAGPLLTFRKISMPLLSPTLFFVTVVSIIGAFQSFGQINILTRGGPMDSTNVFVYSIYQEAFVNFRFGTGSAQALILFVVIMLLTLIQFKWVERKVHYQ